Part of the Eleginops maclovinus isolate JMC-PN-2008 ecotype Puerto Natales chromosome 3, JC_Emac_rtc_rv5, whole genome shotgun sequence genome is shown below.
ATCTTGTAattgtaaaacatgaaaacacacttaGCAATCATTTTTCCTGATCCAGCCTGGATCCAAAACAAGACAGGGAGTTTAAACAAGTGTTCACAAGCCAGTGcctttaacaaaaaacaaaagctaacaAAAGGAGGCTGTCCCTGTTTGTTATTCCGGACTCTCAATAGTTATCTTACCtttagagaaagagagacacacttCAATCTGTTCCCCTCCtattattgtatgtattatCAGCTTTAACTAGCTTTACTAGTCAGATGGTGACAACATGACCACAAAACTATTCAAGTACATTCTAAATGATCATTCTGGTGAGAAAAGCATAGGGGTTTGCCTCTCCATTTCCTAAGTAAACGTGAACAGTCTTCAATTCTTGGAGTCAAAGCTCAGTGACCCAAACAAGACAACAAGCCCAGTGTCTGAGAATCAATCCaggtaaatacaaaaacaccagTCCCTTTTGAATGTTGGTCCTGATGCTAATAAGGAGATGTTGCTCAAGGAAACTCACCCTCTCCTGCCTCTGAACTCCTCTGGGCGCCGGGGCGGGGGGTCATCGCGGCCGTAGCGCCGTCCGATGTCGTCAAGGTTGTCCATGGAGCGCGCACGTACGCGGTCCGCCATGTACCCTGCACCTTGACGCGAGTAGTTGTCACGGCGCTGGCCTTGCTGGGAAACACTGCTGATAGTGCTCATGGCTTCATCCCTGTCGTAGACCGTGGCCAGAGGTGGGGGCTGGGAGCGACCCCCGCGGTTTCGAGAGTCCAGGCCGTCGTGCAGGGAACTGACTTCGGTCATATTATCCACTTAAGGGGACAAATAGAAAATTAGTATAATGATGCTTCTAATTGAagtatgtacatttttattagttttgcttttaaaatgccATTTCATAATGTAATTCCGCCACGCTATTTCCTAATGCTCCtaatgtctttttaattgttaagtattttaaattgccttgtgttgaaaggtgctccATCAATAAACTTGTCTTGCCTAAGAACAGAATACTATGGTGTTTTGGTGAAGGATAAGACAACTTGAGACATATTTGGACTAAACTCAGTCATATTAGTCATTGCACTAGactgcattttaaacattagTAAAATGACAGCATATGGTCGAATAGACGTCCTAATGATTGACAAATAGTCCTTTATGTTGGCGTTTATGGAATATATATTACAGGAAagggtaaaagtaaaaaaagacttGCATTTTGTTGGTCATTATTTTTGCTGAAACATATCCTAAACTAGACACTGGCTAAGTGGCTGCCTCTTAACCCCTGACAGCTTTTACCAgaagttgatttatttttcacacagtATTATGAGGGCACAGAGTAGCAAGAAGTGATCAGTCACTCACAGCGGTTGTAGTTTCCGGGTCTGGATGGGTCCATGTTGGCCAGCTCCCTTTCCATATAATAAATGGCACGTGTGGCATTACCATCGGGGTCTACCTGGATACGGTACCCACTGCGAGCTGGCGAGAAGAAGTCAGGGAAATCAGATCTGAGCATTGGCAACTTGATGCAAATACtataaagataaatataaatataaatataaatatatatatatataaatataaatataaatatatatatatatatttttatatatatttctgacTCAATTTTATGACAGTGTGTTTGACAGTGGGCAACTCATCTCACCAATTATACAAGTGAAACCACAGTGGTGAAACATTGAAACTAATCTTTTTACCACAACAGTAGAGGTGTGGAAACATCAATAGGCAGGTTTTGTGGTGGAGGGCTAGAAAAGTTTTAGAAATGTTACTCACTGGGGTCTCCTTGGTCTTGGTCATGCAGCAGAGGCACCTGGGAGCCCTGTCCAACTGcaaagacacaacacacacatttaagaaaacGTAACACATGCAGTCCAAGGCttgcacacacatttcatgTCAATATGAAACTGACATGTGTTGTCATGCTGACTCAATTCCCAGAGGGTTGAGTAAATAGAAATGACTAATTGACCGCTCTTAAATGAGAAGTGGAAAAGTTACCCGAGCTGGCTCCATCGTATTCACGACTGTAACCGTTATGGGGAGGGGGGTGCCCGGCTCCGTTGGGTAGAGGAAGCATGGGCATACCAGGCTGACCATATGCTGGCTGGGCATACATACTGGGAGCATAGAGCGTGGGAGCATACTGACTCATGGGAATTCCCCCTTTCTTCACTGCTTTTCCAGCCTCGTACACTGTGGAATATTAAGAGTACAGCTGGTTAGAGTGGAGTAAAACATGACTGCATGTTGCAACAGATACACGTTATAACTGCTGAAAGAAAATGCCATTTTAAGGGTCCACTTAAAGGGAAATACAACTAAATGTTTATTGTCACAAACAtttgatgaaaataataatgttttatatgCATGTCCTTTAGTTTTTGTACAATTTAGCATGTTTAAAATGCCCCAAAGTAGAGATTAACGAGTCACATAAACCCCCGTAATCAGAACATTCCCttgtttgaaattaaaatcaAGATTGGTACAGTTTGATATTGTTAAACGTGATCAGAAAGCTAGAGCTTAACCTGATGGACACATGCGTATCTGCATATTACAGAAAGACATAGACAATTAAAACCTTTTGAGAAGTGCGcacatatttaatttcaaaaagtACTTAAGTTTATATGCAGTAAAAGAAGGACAAGAGGTTCACTTTCGTTGGCTTTCCATTTGGTACTCACACGCTCGTGGGCAGCAGCAGCGTTCGGGGCAGCAGGGGCAGCTGAtgtagcagcagcaggtgtGCGGACAGCACTGACACCAGCAGATCCCGATCAGGAGCAGCAGCAATAAGAATCCAAACACCACCAAAACAACCAGGAGCCAGTCTGTGTGGGGCAGCAGGGGTGCAttagatacatttatttaagactggattttctttcctttaaagaggacatattatgctcatttccaggttcatacgtgtatgttgtgtctctactgggacatgtttacatgctttaatattcaaaacgtgctcttttttttttctcatactccGTGTGCATTGGTCAACTACTTTGAGACACCTCTTAGCCCATCActggagcactagccaatagaagcgttgtttcgtagtgatgtcactatgttatggaagtagACAAGGAGCCTAAACAAggtgtttcagacaggggggTTGGGAGGGAACTTTGACATTTTAGCTCTTGCAGGCCATTcacatgcataaaaacatacatatcacactacagcaaagggaaaacccaaaaagcataataggacctctttaacatgtaacataaagccagaaaataagaaaatgttttcagaaatatttGTCAACAGTATTTGTGAGGAAAGAACAAACACACGAGAATGACAATAGGACTGTTGAACTTTTGCctttgaacagaaaaaaaaagttatttttgttgaagcgtcaaacaggaagtaaagctgTTGGTGTTGGTGTAATGATAGGATGTGTTGCTTCTTGTTTGTAAGTACAAACACTTTTCCAGATTCCATGGATGTTATTGAGTGTTCAGATCAACAAAGCATGCTGTGTTGGCTGCTGTGGTAatttttttaaggttttgtAAAACCGGTAAAGCCGGTTTTTCGTCGCACCCAGCACTCACTCTGCATGTCAGTTCAGGCAGCACATGCCACTtagcaaagacacacaaacagcaatGGGTAGGGGAGAAAAAACTCAAAGGGATCAGctaaaatggaaaacattttagtTGGACGGTAAAATATTATTTGGCCGTCTCCACTGATAAGGAAATCACGGGAGCCTAGCCAcatcaaagagagagagaaacaaaagtggATAAGGGGGGAGTCTAAGGGAGAGAAAGATTGTGTGTAAGCCAAGTATCGTAAGCAGAACAGTGAAGTTTGCCGAAACACATTATGACATTATTCTATATTCACCCACAACATGATGTGCATGTAAGGGACTGTGGTTAGATGAGTCATACTTTGTAGGTTATTGCGCAATTGGATTATGACCTTTGGCCAGAAACCGTTCTGTATGTCTAAGGCCTTAATTGCTCAAATTCAAACTCTCAACCCGAGTGCCTTCAAGCTATGCAGCCAGGTTGTTGTGTTATAAATGTTTCCAAAATGTTTCCTCTACAGCTAGTGCAAATCCTCTGTCATACACCTCTACTACTACTAAAACAACACTGAGCTACAGCAAGGGATTGTACTACCTTCCATAACCAGCAAGTCAATACCAGGCAGCAGGTCAGTAGTATTTGACTTTCTCTCTGTGAAAGAAAGATAAAGCCACAATTACTTTAAAGTGGTCTTGGTCTGCTTTTTACTGCCTAGAATGAATGACTCTTAAGACTCTTCCTGCTGGTGGCAAAATCCCTCTCTTTAGAAGGTACATCGGTACCCatacaactttattttaaactctTAATAATGTAAAAACCTTTTAGTATAATCTCATGTGTGTGCTTGGGGGGAGGAAAGTAAAGATAAGGGGAAGAATAGAGAGGGAGCAAAAAGGTGGGTCTATGTGTGACCACATGAGCTTACGCATGCAACTTACCAAGAACAATTAGCTCTGTGTAGTCTTCCCCGTTTCCTGAAAGGTCCTGGGAGGAGACCACAGAACAGACGTAGACACCGCTGTCGCCCCATGCCGTCTGTGCAATATTCAGGTCTGCATctgtgagaaaacaaaaatagacCCACAGGTTCGATTTTTAGTCCTAGAGAGGCTATAGTATTATTCTTTGCTATTAGTACAATCATAGAATAGTGGGTTCCTAAAAACCCTTGTTCAATTGCACTTTTTTGTAGTCATTTAGAAGATGAACATACACATAAAAAATACTCACGCCCATAGGTTTGTCTCATCTCGCCTTTGTTTTGATAAATTGAACAAGAATAACCAATGCACACATCCAAATAATTTGTCTTTTGAATAAGGTACTTTCCTAACTGTTTAACTGTTTTTCCACACCAATATATACGAGAGAAGTTTTGGTTCATTCTTAAAACTAAAGGTCAAGCAGATTTCAAGTGAAACTATGCTGATCCACATGtttgtatgtatatacattcaTAATGCAGACAAACTATTCTGCAGCATTGCACTGTATTGtggttgcatgtgtgtgtgtgtctgaccacATCTGAAAACAGGCTGTGTGAAATACAGACAAAAGTGTTTCAGTTGTAAGTTTCCTCATGACTGGGAGTGATGCACTATACAATGCACAGCGGCTGTCCACAGTTTCCAAGTAGCCCGAAATGAACTCATTCTTTACCAAGAAGCAGTACTGGGAGTTCCCTACCAACATGTGATGATACAGTACATAAATAAGTTTGTAGTAGTAAGCATTAATGCAGATTTGTTACAACTTACAGTTTCTAAGAAAGGCCTGTcgtacattttcattttattctgtcCTCAGAAAATCGGCTACATCAATGTGCTGTGAACTTTGAACTATGGGAAAGTAGAGTATCCAAAACAGTCTGCCAGTTTTCTGGCTCATCGTTTATCTGTGGTTTCAGCACAGTGCAGTTATACAGCAGTGGCAGGCCTCCTGCTATCTCCCGCTCAGACAAACATGCTCCGTCCAATCAGATCACGGCTTATTTGTAAACAGCCTCTCACAGCCTAGGTGTGTCCTGTCTACCCTAGTTCACCCTTGACTGGTTATATTTGCGTCCttttttttagcaaaaatgTATCACTTTCTGAGAGTATGATTACCGGTACTACTGAAATGTGTAAATGCCATGCTATGCACCAGGTCATCGTCTGAGTGATGGTGTGAACCTGCATTTGATCTTATATCTAAGAGAGATCACGCTTTTTTCACAAAGATCTTTAAAATAAGCTCTTGTTAGAGATCAGGTTGGCAAGTTGACTGATTACTGTCAAATCTATTAACCTTACCTGTACTCACAGAACAGGAAACCATGTTTTGTATGTCTCTGGTGTATTATTGTGCAGCTGTTATACACATTTGATCTTCTTTTATTAGTATTGATGCCATTTTTAACTTCCTGTAAAGCATTTGCAGATAAGCATTTGAAAAAGTGCCAAAGTGATGAGTATGATTTTATCAAAAGCATCATATTCTTATGgctgagaaaaaataaatgtttcaaatgcatGGTGGCAGGATAAAATATACTGGATAGCTGATGTCAGTTTTCCACTAGTTCCTCTTTTTAAGTTCCCCTTGAGATTCCCGCCCCCCCGCATTTATCTGCACTTATTGACAAATTAACTTTAATTAACTCACTGTTCAGGATGCTGATCTTGCGCCCCTGGTATTCTGCACCGAGGGTTACCGCAGTGTTTTGTTTGGAGGCCACTATTTGCACCGTCCTCTGGGAATCGGCACACTCGATGTTGGGGTCATAGTTGGGGTTGTTTTGAGACAAAATGGACTCCGCACTGCTGGGATTAAACGCAGCCTGGATGGGGTCCCGGCAATATGATTTGTACTTCCAAGTGACAACAGGAGGCTGGTTGGCGGTTGTCTGGTAAGTGCAGGTGAGGGTGACGGGCTGAAAGAGGATGACGATGTACCTCTTGGTGGGGCACTGGACGGAGATGGCCATGGTGGACTCTAGAAAGAAATATATCGGAGATTTAAACATATGAGATGATGGtaaattatgattattattaacaaaatgttactcacatttaataatattgtttattattactCCAGAAACCCCCCTTGGGTGTGTTATATGAGAAACAGTATTTCCTCACTGCTGGTATCACTGAAACTGGGTGTGATGAGTCACCTCAGACGGGCTCTGTTCTTTAGTAGGAAAGCTATTCAGACTTAGGATGTTCTAAGAACAGAGCATAAATAACCTAAATGTCGTAACAAAGccaagacatttatttttttgtttgtttttcataggAATGGTTGACAGTAAGAACAAACTGATCAATTCCAGCCAGGCATATTTACAGGAGGTGATCCCTTGTTAGCTGTACTGACTTGTGTGTGCTCTGACTTTTCTCTCAACCAGCGACACTAAAGCCCATGTGGCAAGACATACATAAAATGATAGGCAGTGTGGTTGTTTTTTGACCACTAACAAGAAAGAAATTCCTCATTACTTCTAGAATATGAAGTTATTTGATTTTTCAAAACCCCTGTTTGAATCTTCACTGAATAATGATTTACATGCTATTTGGAGTAATATATATGTTGTTCtgccaaacaacaaataaaatactacCAAATGAGAACCAGTTTTAAATGTGAAGGAAGATTGTAGGTAGGCCTATAACAAAACAACTATCCACAAGAACAAACTACAAGTGATGGAAGAAGTTCTTGGATGATTTACTTTAGTACAATAatcctgaattcaaaatgttaaaagtaaaactacTAAGATACAAACTATCTCCTCTCAAAATActatatttttggtttgtagTCAACAAATACgtgtaatataaatgttttagttgTTCAAAGAGGAGATCACTTAAGACATCATGTATGCGACAGGGTATATTTAGTACTATGGTACAGCATCATATTATTCAAGCATATCATGTGtgattttatgttaaaaaaagaagaagtaacAAGTGGCTTTGGGCCTAAGTGTCAATTGATCTGGAGATAGAGGTAGCATAT
Proteins encoded:
- the lsr gene encoding lipolysis-stimulated lipoprotein receptor isoform X1, coding for MFWTVIIAALVATESTMAISVQCPTKRYIVILFQPVTLTCTYQTTANQPPVVTWKYKSYCRDPIQAAFNPSSAESILSQNNPNYDPNIECADSQRTVQIVASKQNTAVTLGAEYQGRKISILNNADLNIAQTAWGDSGVYVCSVVSSQDLSGNGEDYTELIVLERKSNTTDLLPGIDLLVMEDWLLVVLVVFGFLLLLLLIGICWCQCCPHTCCCYISCPCCPERCCCPRALYEAGKAVKKGGIPMSQYAPTLYAPSMYAQPAYGQPGMPMLPLPNGAGHPPPHNGYSREYDGASSVGQGSQVPLLHDQDQGDPTRSGYRIQVDPDGNATRAIYYMERELANMDPSRPGNYNRLDNMTEVSSLHDGLDSRNRGGRSQPPPLATVYDRDEAMSTISSVSQQGQRRDNYSRQGAGYMADRVRARSMDNLDDIGRRYGRDDPPPRRPEEFRGRRGSDDGWSSSARSGNTRDFDDRRRRDYSPEDRGRGEGRGYGGLPGRRSRSRDDLMALERDRRPEGDARGRREDYDDNFLREALERKKMGEQQRARSRERLDSASDRSDRGRAPRGPPPLPQIPPSGPHGRRDDYPPPPLPPYSDDESMSSSKKSNLRKNGAVSRESLVV
- the lsr gene encoding lipolysis-stimulated lipoprotein receptor isoform X2; this encodes MFWTVIIAALVATESTMAISVQCPTKRYIVILFQPVTLTCTYQTTANQPPVVTWKYKSYCRDPIQAAFNPSSAESILSQNNPNYDPNIECADSQRTVQIVASKQNTAVTLGAEYQGRKISILNNADLNIAQTAWGDSGVYVCSVVSSQDLSGNGEDYTELIVLDWLLVVLVVFGFLLLLLLIGICWCQCCPHTCCCYISCPCCPERCCCPRALYEAGKAVKKGGIPMSQYAPTLYAPSMYAQPAYGQPGMPMLPLPNGAGHPPPHNGYSREYDGASSVGQGSQVPLLHDQDQGDPTRSGYRIQVDPDGNATRAIYYMERELANMDPSRPGNYNRLDNMTEVSSLHDGLDSRNRGGRSQPPPLATVYDRDEAMSTISSVSQQGQRRDNYSRQGAGYMADRVRARSMDNLDDIGRRYGRDDPPPRRPEEFRGRRGSDDGWSSSARSGNTRDFDDRRRRDYSPEDRGRGEGRGYGGLPGRRSRSRDDLMALERDRRPEGDARGRREDYDDNFLREALERKKMGEQQRARSRERLDSASDRSDRGRAPRGPPPLPQIPPSGPHGRRDDYPPPPLPPYSDDESMSSSKKSNLRKNGAVSRESLVV